GGTGCACGCCACGCACCCGTGGGCCGTACCGGCGCACGGGGCCGGCGGCCTGGTGTCCTGGCTGGCGGCCGACTCGGCGCAGCGGGCCGCGTCACCGTTCGCCGACCGGCGGCCGCTGCCGATGAGCGCTCGCCCGGCCCGCGCGAGCGCCTGAGCCGGGCAATACGATGGCGCCGTGGTCACCGCCATCGTCATGGTCTCGGTCGAGACCGACAAGATCCCCGAAGTCGCGCAGCAGATCGCCGAGCTGGACGGGGTCAGCGAGGTCTACTCGGTCGCGGGCGACGCCGACCTGATCGCGATCGTGCGGGTGCGCGAGTTCGACCAGATCGCCGAGACGATCGCCGGCCGGCTGTCCAAGCTGCCGGGCGTGGTCGATACCGACACGCACATCGCATTCCGCGCGTACTCCCGGCACGACCTGGACGCCGCGTTCGACATCGGCTCCTGAGGGCAGCCGCCGCGTCAGCTCCCGCGTCAGCCGCGGCGTTCCAGGTCGGCGAGCCAGGCGTTGTAGGACTTGCGCGTCGCGTCGTCCTCGTCGAACGTCTCGGCCTGGGTGTCGGCGCTGCCGGTGTGCTCGGTGAACGTCGCCCGCCGGGCCTGTTCCAGCCAGCCCGACTCGTCCGCCTGATCGGTCCCGACCCGGCGCAGCCAGCCGATCACCAGTGTGATCATGATCGCGGCCATGATCCCGTCGCCGGCGAACCACATCATCGCGCCACCCGTCCGGGTGTCCGAGAGCGCATTCACCGCGACGTCCGGCGAGACCTGCATCGACACGGTGTGGCTGCCCTGCATCAGCACGATCCCGGTGAACGTGTCGACGGCCATCGACAGCGCGAGCAGCAACCAGCGCACCGGCGAGGAGAGCCGCCAGCGGATCGGCTCGTCACCGACGACGAGCAGGAAGAACTGGCATCCGGCGATCACGTACACCACGTGCTCGACCTCGCCGGCCCAGGTGTTCTGCATGATCGTGTCCATCAGCCCGGTGAGGTGGCTGCCGACGATCACGATCGTGTACGTGGCCAGGGCGATCGGCGGTGCGGTCAGGACGGTGACGATGCGCCCCTTGAGGATCCGCTCCAGGCGGTCCCGCCGTTTCGGCGTGCTCGCCGTCATGGCCAGCCGCAGCGGCCGGCCGGCGATCAGCAGCGCCGGGGCCAGCATCACCAGCGCGAGGTGGCCGGCCATGTGCGCGGTGAACAGCACCTGGTCGTAGACGGCGATCGCGCCGTTGGTCGCGTACCCGCACACGAACAGCCCGAGCATGAACAGCACGGTGCGCTTGAGCGGCCAGCGCATGCCGGGCGAGCGGACCGGCACCAGCGCGACCGCGGTCAGGTACCAGGCCGCCATGAGCACCAGGACGGCGACCGCGATCGCGTTCAGCTGCCACTTGGTGACCAGCGCCGATCCGAGCAGCGGACCGAACGGGTCGGCGCCGGCGCGCGACAACGCGTCGGCGGCGTCCAGCCCGCCCATGTGCATCGCGTGCATGTCGTGCCCGCTGCCGGCGCGCAGGTAGTGCGCGACCGCTACGCCCAGGACCGCCAGTGCCGCCAGCGCGATCGCCCAGGTGAGCAGGACAAGACGGGGCAGGCGGGCCGAACGCGCGGACATGGTCCCAGTGTCCCACCCGGCCTCAGCCGCGAGCGGCCTGGCTGGCGTCGATCCAGCGTTCCAGGATGTCGGTCGCGGCGCCCTCGTCGATCGCCCGCCGCGCCTCGACCAGGCCGGCTGCGACCGCGTCGTGCAGCGGGCGACCGGCCAGCCCGTCGTGGGCGGCGATCGCGGCGGCGGCGTTGAGCACGACGGCGTCTCGGATCAGTGGCGCGCCGCCGGCTAGCACCTCGCGCACCACCGCGGCGTTGTGCACCCGGTCGCCGCCGCGCAGCGCCTCGGGTACGACCGGCTCGATGCCGAACGCGGCCGGGTCGAGCGAAGCCGGGGTCACCGTCCCACCCGCGGCCACCCAGACGGTGGACGTGGTGGTGGTGGTCAGCTCGTCCAGGCCGTCGTCGCCACGGAAGACGAGCGCGCTGTCGCCGCGCGCGGCGAGCACGGCCGCCATCACCGGAGCCATCCGCTGATCGGCACACCCCACCGCGGCCGCGCCCACCCGGGCCGGGTTGGTGAGCGGGCCCAGGAAGTTGAAGAACGTCGGCACGCCCAGCTCGCGGCGCGGGCCGCCGGCATGGCGCATCCCGGCGTGGAAGACCGGCGCGAAGCAGAAGCCGATGCCGACCTCGGCCACGGTCTCGGCCACGCCGACGCCGTCGAGGTCGATCGCGACGCCCAACTCCTCCAGCACATCGGCCGTCCCGCAGGACGACGATGCTGCCCGGTTACCGTGCTTGATCACCCGCCGGCCGGTCGCGGCCACCAGCAGGGCGGCCATCGTGGAGATGTTGACGGTGTGCGCGCGGTCGGCGCCGGTGCCGACGACGTCCACGGCGGGGCCGCTCACCGGCACAGGTGCGGCGCGGGCCAGCATCGTCTGCACCAGGCCGGCGAGCTCGTCGGGGGTCTCCCCCTTGGCGCGCAGCAGCACCGCGAACGCGGCCAGCTGCGCGGGCGTGGCCAGCCCGGTCATGATCTCGTCCATGGCCCAGGCGGTGTCGGCGGCGCTGAGGTCCTGCCGCTGGGACAGCGCGGTGAACAGCGTCGGCCAGTCCCGCACCGGCGAATCGGGCGCCACCGGCGCTACCGGACGACCGGGATGCCGGACCTGCGGTGCCGCAGCTGCTCGGCGACCACCGCGGCGGCCTCGATCGGGTCCAGCGGGGTGTGGATGACGGCGTCGGCGAGCGACCAGGACGCCAGCCAGCCGTCCTGCCTGCGGGCGATCAGCACCACGATCGGCGGACAGTCGTCGATCTCGTACTTGAACTGGCGGGCCAGCCCCATTCCGCCCGTGGGCTGGGCCTCGCCGTCCAGGATCACGACGTCCAGACCGCCGTCGTCCAGCTGGGCGACCACCTCGGCGTGGTTGGCGCACTCCACCCACTCGATGCGGCCGGTGTCGGGCGCCGGGCGACGGCCGACAGCGGTACGGACCAGGGCCCGGACGTCCGCCGAGTTGCTGTAGACGAGGACGGTGACGCGCTCACCCAGATCGGACATGCTGCAGATCGTATCGGCGCCCGCGCGGCGCATCCCGCGGCGGGCGGAACCCACCGGCAACACGACCCCCACCCCGACGCGATGGCGGGCCCCGGACAGGACATAATGCGGGGGTGACCTCGACTGCCACGGCGCCCTTCGAGTCCAGCAAGGTGCACTCGCTGACGCGTCCGAACATCGTCAGCGTCGGCACCATCGTCTGGCTCTCCAGCGAGCTGATGTTCTTCGCCGGACTGTTCGCGATGTACTTCACGATGCGCGCGGTGCACATGCCGGACTGGCCGATGCACCTGCCGAACGACGGTGGCATCGATGCCGGTCACGCGATCGTGCCGAAGATCGCCTACGCGACGCCGTTCACGATCATCCTGGTGGCCTCCAGCTTCACCTGCCAGTGGGGCGTCTTCGCGGCCGAGAAGGGCGACGTGTTCAAGCTGCGTCGCTGGTTCACCATCACGTTCTTCATGGGCCTGATCTTCGTGCTGGGTCAGCTCAACGAGTTCCGGATGGAGGTCGCCGAAGGCAACACGATCTCGCGCACCGGGTACGGGTCGGTGTTCTACCTGACCGAGGGCTTCCACGCGCTGCACGTGATGGGCGGCCTGCTCGCCTTCGTCTTCTTCCTGATCCGCACGACGCTGGGCAAGTTCACCCCCGCCCAGGCGACGTCGGCGATCGTGGTGTCCTACTACTGGCACTTCGTCGACGTGGTGTGGATCGGCCTGTTCGCCACGATCTACATCATCCAGTGAGCAATCGCCGCGACGGTGAAGGGACTTTCGAGTTGAAGGACTTCGACCTCGAGATGGCCGACGACGGCGAGTTCGGTTTCGAGCCTGCGGTGCCGGTCACCGGCGCCGAGCCGCGCGCCACAGCAGCTGCGTCCGTCGGCTCGCCCGGGCGCAAGCGCTCGCTCGGCAGGCTGCGCCGTCGCCTGACCGCCGCTGCCGTGCTGGCCGTGGCGCTGCTCGGCACCGGCGGCGCCTACACGCTGTTCGCGAACACCTCCGGTGCCTCGGACACCACCACCGGCGCCTCGGACATCGCGGCCGGCCGCCAGTTGTACGAGACCTCGTGCATCACTTGTCACGGCGCGAACCTGCAGGGCGTGAAGGATCGCGGCGTCCCGCTGCTCGGCGTTGGTGGCGCGGCCGTCTACTTCCAGGTCAGCACCGGACGCATGCCGGCAACCGGGCAGGGGTCCGAGCAGTACCGCAAGGACGCCAAGTTCACCGACGAGCAGACCCGCCAGCTCGCGGCGTACGTGCAGTCGATGGGCGGTGGCGAGGACATCCCGCGCGGGGCGGTCCGCGACGACGCCGACCTCGCCGAGGGCGGCAACCTGTTCCGGCTGAACTGCGCGTCCTGCCACGGCACGACGTTCAAGGGCGCGCCGCTGTCCGCCGGCGCCACCGCGCCGTCGCTGAACGATGCGACCGACCTGCAGATCTACACCGCGATGCTCACCGGCCCGGAGAACATGCCGGTCTTCGGCGACAACCAGATCACGCCGAGCGAGAAGCGTCAGATCGTCAGCTACATCCAGACCCTGAAGGCCTCCATGGACCCGGGCGGTCACGGCATCGACCGGATCGGTCCGGTGTCCGAGGCGGTTGTCATCTGGGTCGCCGGCATCGGCGCGATCATGCTGATCATCTTGTGGATCGGGGCAAAGACAGAATGACCGAGCTCGCGACTTCACCCGGCAGTGCAGTGGAGGATTTCGCCAGCTCTGCACGGGCAGCGACGACCAGCGAGGGAACACAGTGACCGGTAACCCGACCGAGGGCCCGAGCGCCGACGAGCTGCGGGAGATGTCGACCGAGGACGCCATGCGGGCCGGCGCCGAGGCCGACGGCGTCCACATCGTCAGCCGCCGCGACCGCTTCCCGGTTCGTGGCACCAAGGCCGAGAAGCGCGCCGAGCGTGGCGTGGCCGCGATGTTCACGCTGTCCGCGCTCGCCGGAGTGGGCTTCATCGTCGCGTTCATCGCCCTGCCCTACAAGTGGCACCTGCCCGGCACGCCGCAGAACTTCCGCTTCTACACGCCCGCGCTGGGCATCCTGATCGCGTTGATGCTGTTCGGCATGGCGTTCGGCCTGGTGCTGTGGGCCAAGTGGCTGATGCCCGAAGAGGAGATCATCCAGGACCGGCACGACGAGCCGTCCACCGAAGAGGACAAGCTGATGACCGAGGCCACGCTCGCGCGCGGCCTGGAGGACACCGGGTTGCCGCGTCGCTCGATGATCCTCAAGTCGCTCGGCCTCGCCGGCGGCGCGCTCGCGACGGTGCCGCTCGTGGCGCTGGTCGGCGGCATGCTCAAGAAGCCCGGCGACCAGCTGGACCACACGCTGTACCGCAAGGACAAGAAGCGCTTCCCGGAGAGCGGCGGGCGGGTGCCGCTCGTGTACGCCGACTGGCGCCGGGTCGGCCCGAACGACCTGTCCCCCGGCGGCATCGCCACCGTCTTCCCCGGCGTGCGCGAGAAGATCGACGGCTACGACGGCGTGACGTCCGCGTCGTCGCCGACACTGCTCATCCGGCTGCGTCCGGGACAGACCGTCAAGGCGCGCAAGGGTCAGGCCGGCTTCGGCTGGCCCGCCCACAATCCCGAGTACCTGGCGTTCTCCAAGATCTGCACGCACGCCGGCTGCCCCGCCTCCCTGTACGAGCAGCAGACCACCCGGTTGCTGTGCCCGTGCCACCAGTCGCAGTTCGAGGTGCTGCAGGACGCCAAGCCGGTGTTCGGCCCGGCAACCCGCAGCCTGCCGAAGCTGCCGCTGGACGTCGTCGTCGCCGAGGACGGCACGCAGTACTTCGTGGCCCGCGAGGACTTCAACGAACCGATCGGCCCCGGCTTCTGGGAGCGCTCCTGATGAGCAAGTCTCGCCGTACCGACACCCCGCGCACGCCGCAGGGCAAGGCCGCCAAGTTCTTCGACGAGCGGCTCAACCTCGCCGGGCCGATCCGCAAGCAGCTGAACAAGGTCTTCCCGGACCACTGGTCGTTCATGATGGGCGAGATCGCGCTGTACTCGTTCATCATCTTGCTGCTCACCGGCACCTACCTGTCGTTCTTCTTCGACCCGTCGATGGCCGAGACCGTCTATCACGGCCGGTACCTGCCGCTGAACGGCATCACGATGTCCAAGGCGTACGAGTCGACGCTGAACATCACCTTCGACGTGCGCGGCGGCCTGATCGTGCGCCAGATCCATCACTGGGCGGCGCTGCTGTTCGTCGCCGCGATGATGGTGCACATGTTCCGGATCTTCTTCACCGGGGCGTTCCGCAAGCCGCGCGAGCTGAACTGGCTGATCGGGCTGGGCCTGATCACGCTGGGCATCGTCGAGGGCTTCGCCGGCTACTCGCTGCCGGACGACCTGCTCTCGGGCACCGGCCTTCGCATCGCCGACGCGATCATGCTCTCGATCCCGATCGTCGGTACCTGGATCTCCTTCCTCGTGTTCGGCGGCCCGTTCCCGGGCGAGCTGATCATCGGACGCTTCTACATCGCGCACGTGCTGCTGATACCGGCGATCCTGGCCGCCCTCATCGGCGCCCACCTCGCGCTCGTCGTGCGGCAGAAGCACACCCAGTTCCCGCAGCCGGGGCGCACCGAGCACCAGGTCAGCGGCGAGCGGGTCTACCCGATCTACGCGGCCAAGGCCGGCGGTTTCTTCTTCATGGTCTTCGGTGTGCTCGCCGCCCTGGGCGGCCTCGCCCAGATCAACCCGGTGTGGCTGTACGGGCCGTACAACCCGGCCCAGGTGTCCTCCGGATCGCAGCCCGACTTCTACATGATGTTCCTGGACGGCTCGACCCGCCTGTTCCCGTCCTGGGAGATCAGGCTGTGGGGCCACACGCTGCCGCCGCTGTTCTGGCCGACCGTGGTGCTGCCGGGCATCCTGTTCACTCTCGCCGGGCTGTACCCGTTCATCGAGGCGCGGATGACCAAGGACAGGGCGCATCACAACCTGCTGCAGCGCCCGCGTGACGTGCCGGTCCGGACCTCGCTCGGCGCGATGGCGATCACGTTCTACCTGGTGCTGTTCCTGTCCGGCGGCAACGACGTCATCGCCAAGGCGTTCGACATCTCGCTGAACGCCATGACCTGGGGCGGGCGCATCGCGCTGCTGATCCTGCCGCCCATCGCCTACGTGGCCGCGTACCGCGTCTGCCTGGGGCTGCAGCGGCACGACCGCGAGGTGCTCGAGCACGGCCTGGAGACCGGCATCATCAAGCTGCTGCCGACCGGCGAGTTCATCGAGGTGCACCAGCCGCTGGGCCCGGTGGACGAGCACGGTCACGGCCAGCTGACCTACGCCGGCACCCCGGTGCCCAAGCGGATGGGCCAGCTCGGTGCCGCGTCCCCGCTCAGGCACATCCGCGGATTCTTCTACCCGGTGAAGGAGAAGCCGGAGATCCAGGCTGCGCTGGACGAGCTCGACGCGGCGCAGGAGCAGCGCGGCAACGAGCCGCGTGAGCTGGAGTCCAGCAGCTCCTCGCCCGAGTAGCGCACGGTCGGCTGTCTGCGCCACGTTGCTCAGGGGGACCGTGCTCAGGGTGCTGGTAGACGCGGACAACGTGTCACCGCGGCGGCTGCAACCCGTCCTCGACCTGCTCAGCGCGCTGGCGGGCGGCGTCGAGCTGACCGCCAGCGGCCGCCGCCATGCGCTGGACGCCCTCGACTGGCCCGCCAGCTCGGAGCTGCTGGCGCACGCGGGCTGGCAGCGTGCCGACGCGGCGCTGGCCGAGGCCTACTCCCCCGCCGACGTGCCGCTGATCCTGGTCACCGGTGACGGCGACTTCGCGCTGCTGGCCGCCCGCCATCCCGGACCGGTGCTGGTGGTGAGCGGCGCCCCCAGTGGGCGGCTGCGCGATCACGCGCGGGTCGTGGCCCCGGCCACCGAGGGCACCGCCCCGATTGCGTCCTGGCTGGACGTGCACGGCATCAACTGACCCCGGCGCGTGGTGCCCGCCCGCCCGGCGCGCGCTTCCCCCACCGGGTGACGAGTTCGCCCGCCCGGCGCGTGGTGCCGGCCCGCCCGGCGCGCGCTTCCCCCACCGGGTGACGAGTTTCCGCGCCCTGGATTCGTCAGCCGATGGGGGAAGACGGCGTGATTACGTAAGTGGATGGGGGAAGCGGGACGTCCAGCCCTGGTGCGCGGCTGTGGAGAACCCGACCGATGTGGACAACGGCGCAACCTGTCCGCGGGCCGGCGCACCCTAGTTCGCATGAACCTTGCCGAGCTGAACGCCGCAGCGCTGGCCTCGATCCCGGAACCGCGATGGTATGTCGAGCACGTCCTCGCTCCGTCTGACGTGGCCGCGGACAACGCTGCTGAGCACCGACGGGGCGACATGTTCGCCGACAGTTCCCGCGGCATGTCACCGGTCGCCGAGTCGGCGCACTGGTGGCGGCAACGCGCGGACGAGCTGCGTTCGGGATCTGCTGCCGAGCGCCGAGCTGTGCGGCAGGGCTTCGTTCTCACGCGGGCCCAGACGCTCGAGTCGGGGACGTCCGCATCGACGATCCGGCGGATGCTTTACCGCGGAACCTGGTGGTCGCCACGTCGAGGCATACTCGCGGTCGTCGCCGTACCGCAGGCCGACCGTTCGGACCCACACGCGGTACACCAGGCCAGGCGTTGCAAGCTGGCGCTGGCGTGTACCGCGGCTGCGCTCGCCAACCCCGGCCACGTCATCAGCGGCACCGGCGCCGCCACCGTGCATGGCCTGCCGCTGTTCACCCGGCCGACTGAACCGCAGCTCACGGCAGCGCCACCGCACACGCCCGGTCACCGCGCTCATGCGCTGGTGCGACCGGCCGGGCTGGCCGCGGACGAGATCACCGACTGGTACGGCGCGCCCGTGGCCACCGTGTCCCGATGCCTGGTCGATCTGGCGCGGCACGACCGGCGGGACGGGTTGGTCGCGGCCGACGCTGCAATGCGCGAACTCGGGTTGCGGCCGGCCGATGTGGACGACGCGCTCGCCCGGGCACGCGGCTGGCCGGGCGTGCGGCGGGCACGAAGCGTGCTGAGCCTTGGCAATCCGCTGGCCGAATCGCCACTGGAGTCGATCACTCGGTTGGCCTGCCACGACGCCGGACTGCCGCCGCCCGAATTGCAGGTACGGATCCACGATCCGATGACCGGCCGAACCGACCGGGTGGACGCCCTATGGCGCGAGCAGCGCGTGATTCTGGAGATGGACGGCCAAGTCAAGTACACCGGCAAGGAACTGTGGCGTGAGAAGCGACGCCAGGAACGACTGGCTCGGCTCGGCTACGACGTGATCCGGGTCTTCTGGGACGACGTCGTGCACGACTGGCCCGCCACGCTCGTCCGGATAAGAGCGGCGCTGGCCGGGTATTGAGCGGCCGGCTCCGAGCGGCGCTGGCCGGAGTTCAGTGGCTGGGACACAGCGGCGTCGGCCGGGTTGAAGTGGCCGGCGAACAGCGGCGTCGGCCCGCGTATGGAGCGATGGAGCGGCCGGGGATCCGGGGCGCAGGCCGGGTTCAAGTGGCTGGCGAACAGCGGCGTCGGCCGGGTTGAAGTGGCCGGCGAACAGCGGCGTCGGCCGGGTTGTCTGGCGGGGCGCCGGCTGCGCACGGAGCAATGGAGCGGCCGGGACCTGCCCTTCGTGGCCGAGCAGCAACAAGATCGCTAAGGACCTCTGCCGGTCGGTACAGCCCGCTTCCCCCACGGTGTGACGACTTTCCGGCGGCTTCCCCCCTGCTGTAGCGAGAATTTGGCCCGAATTTTCGGTACAGCAGGGGGGAAGCGGGGCGCGGTTGCGGCGCTGGCGGGCCGCGTCTTCGGTATGGCAGGGGGGAAGCGGGGCGCGGTTGCGGCGCTGGCGGGCCGCGTCTTCGGTATGGCAGGGGGGAAGCGGGGCGCGGTTGCGCCGTTGGCGGGGCGCGGTTGCACCGCTGGCGGGCCGCGTCGTGGTTACAGCAGGGGGGAAGCGGGGCGCGGTTGCGGCGCGAACGCGTCAGTGCGACAGCGGCTTACGGCCGCCGATGTAGTACTCGAACAGCAGGCCGCCGATGGTGAACAGCAGCAGCGCCACGCCGACGATCACCAGCCACATCTGGAAGAACGCCAACCCCAGCCCGACGACGGTGCCCGCACCGGCGAGCCCGACCGGCCAGTAGCTGCCCGGGCTGAAGAACCCGAGCTCCCCGGCGCCTTCGGCGATCTCGGCGTCCGGGCGGTCCTCCGGGCGGGCGTCGATGCGCCGGGACACGAACCAGAAGAACGAGCCGGAGATGAACAGCAGGCCGCCGGAGAGGATCAGGGCGAGGAAGCCGGCCCACTCGACCCGGCCGTGCGAGAAGCTGTTGGGCTGCCCCGTCCAGACGCCGTAGAAGGCCGCTGCCAGCCACAGGAAGACGGCAACGCCCAGGAACATCCGGGCTTCGACCTTCACGTCAGCTCCCCGACTTCTCGGACGCGGACCGCGCGGCGCGATCGGTGTTGAACGGATACGTGGTCGTCGCGCGCGGCGCCATACCGGCCGCCTTCAGCGCCACCGACTGCCGCGCGGGGTTGTCCTGGCCGGCCTTGTCCAGCGCGGCGAGGTACTTCTCGAACACGGCGGGGTCGACGATGCGCACCTCGAAGTTCATCTGCGAGTGATACGTGCCGCACAGCTCGGCGCAGCGGCCGACGTAGCTGCCGTTCTGGGTCGCGGTGAACTCGAAGCGGTTGTCCTCGCTGGTGTGGTCCGGCCCGTACGGGATGACGTCCCGCTTGAACAGGAACTCCGGCACCCAGAACGAGTGCACGACGTCCTCGGAGTGCTCGATGATCTGGACCGTCTCGCCCTTGGGCAGCACCAGCACCGGGATCTCGTCGTCCGACCCGACGGTGGACAGCGGGGTCTTCTTGTCGCTGGAGTAGACGGTCTTGGTGTCGTGGCTGTCCAGGTACTCGAACTGCCAGTTCCACTTGAACGCGTCGACCTGCACGAGGACGTCGGGGTTCTTGCTGAGCTTGTTGACATCGTCCTCGACGATGACGGTGCGGTAGAACAGCCCGGCGATGATGATGAACGGCGCCAGCGAGTACACCAGCTCGATCGGCAGGTTGTACTTGGTCTGGCGCGGCAACTCGTCGTTGCGCTTGCGGTAGCGGATGCAGCACCAGAAGATCAGGCCCCACACCAGCACACCCACGCACAGCGCGGCGACACCGGACCAGGTCCACAGCACGCGCATCTTCTCGGCCTGCTTGGTGACACCGGTCGGCCAGCCGAACCGCAGCTTCTTCTCCACGTCGTGCGCCGAGCAGCCGGTCAGCACCAGGGCGAGCGCGCCGGCGAGCAGCACGGCGCGGCCACCCCGCGCCCAGCGTCTGCGATGCACCCTAAGACCGCCTCTCGGACTCGTTCTGCCTCGTCTCGGAGACTACTGGACCGGCCCGCCCACGCGGGGATGGGGTCGCCGCCGCGTGCCCGGCCGGTGGCGCCCCGCCGGCCTGCGCCCGCCGCGTCCGGGATACTGGACGCGTGTGCGGACTGATCGGATTCCTCTCGGCCACCGGTGACGCGAAAGCTGTCGAGCCCGCGATCGGCGGTGCGCTCCCCCAGATGCGCCATCGCGGCCCGGACGAGGGCGGCACCTGGTCCGATCCGGACGTCGTGATCGGCTTCAACCGGCTCTCGATCATCGACATCGACCACAGCCACCAACCGCTGTCCTGGCTGGGCGGGCGCTACCACCTGATCTTCAACGGCGAGATCTACAACTACCTCGAGTTGCGCGACCGGCTGGCCCGCGAGTTCGGCGCCACGTTCGAGACCGAGGGCGACGGCGAGGCGATCGTCGCCGGCTACCACTACCTCGGCGAGAAGGTGGTGCGTGAGCTGCGCGGCATGTTCGCGTTCGTCATCTGGGATGCGCACGAGCGGGTGCTGTTCGGGGCACGCGACTGGTTCGGCATCAAGCCGATGTACACGTTCACCGACGAGCGCGGCTCGTTCTTCGCCAGCGAGAAGAAGTCGCTGCTCGCGGTCGCCGGCGAGGCGGTGAGCAAGGACGTCGACCACACCGCCTTGCAGCACTATCTGACGCTGCAGTACGTCCCGGAGCCGGCGTCGATGCACACGCAGGTGCGCCGCATCGAGTCCGGCAGCTACTTCACCGTCCGCCCCGGCGAGCCGGTGCGCCCGCACCGGTACTTCCACCCCGACTTCGCGATCAAGCCGGTCGCCGAACCGGAGAAGCTGTACCGGCAGATCACCGAGGCCCTCGAGGACTCCGTCGAGAAGCACATGCGCGCCGACGTCACGGTCGGCTCGTTCCTGTCCGGCGGCATCGACTCCACCGCGATCGCGGCTCTCGCCAAGCGGCACAACCCGAAGCTGCTGACCTTCACGACCGGCTTCGAGCGCAAGGGGTACAGCGAGATCGACGTGGCTGCCGAGTCGGCCGCGGCGATCGGCGTCGAGCACATCACCAAGGTCGTCTCGGCGCAGGAGATGATGGACGTCCTGCCGCTGGTGATCTGGTACCTGGACGACCCGGTGGCCGACCCGTCACTGGTGCCGCTGTACTTCATCGCCCGCGAGGCGCGAAAGCACGTGAAGGTGGTGCTGTCCGGCGAGGGCGCCGACGAACTGTTCGGCGGGTACACTATCTACCGCGAGCCGATCTCGTTGCGTGCGTTCGAGAAGCTGCCGGGAGGGATGCGCCGAGGCCTGGGTCGGCTGTCCGAGCGTATCCCGGAGGGGACCCGCGGCAAGGACCTGCTGCGCCGGGGCGCGATCGGCATCGAGGAGCGCTACTACGGCAACGCGCGCATCTTCCGGCCGGACGAGATGCGCGGGCTGTACAAGGCGTTCGACCCCGCCGTCTCGTACATGGACGTCACGAGAACGCTGTACGAGCAGACGACGCACCTGGACGGCTCGACGCGCATGCAGTACGTCGACCTGTTCACCTGGCTGCGCGGCGACATCCTGGTCAAGGCCGACAAGATGACGATGGCGAACTCGCTGGAGCTGCGGGTGCCGTTCCTGGACACCGAGGTGTTCGCGGTGGGCTCATCCATCCCGACCGAGTTGAAGATCACCCGGGAGACGACCAAGTACGCGCTGCGCAGGGCGCTGGCCGAGATCGTCCCGCCGCACGTGCTGCACCGGGCGAAGCTGGGCTTCCCGGTCCCGATCCGGCACTGGCTCAAGGACGTCATGTACGACTGGGCCCGCGCGATCATCACCGAGTCGCAGGCCGACGAGCTGATCGACCGGCAGGCGGC
This genomic stretch from Jatrophihabitans cynanchi harbors:
- the qcrB gene encoding cytochrome bc1 complex cytochrome b subunit — protein: MSKSRRTDTPRTPQGKAAKFFDERLNLAGPIRKQLNKVFPDHWSFMMGEIALYSFIILLLTGTYLSFFFDPSMAETVYHGRYLPLNGITMSKAYESTLNITFDVRGGLIVRQIHHWAALLFVAAMMVHMFRIFFTGAFRKPRELNWLIGLGLITLGIVEGFAGYSLPDDLLSGTGLRIADAIMLSIPIVGTWISFLVFGGPFPGELIIGRFYIAHVLLIPAILAALIGAHLALVVRQKHTQFPQPGRTEHQVSGERVYPIYAAKAGGFFFMVFGVLAALGGLAQINPVWLYGPYNPAQVSSGSQPDFYMMFLDGSTRLFPSWEIRLWGHTLPPLFWPTVVLPGILFTLAGLYPFIEARMTKDRAHHNLLQRPRDVPVRTSLGAMAITFYLVLFLSGGNDVIAKAFDISLNAMTWGGRIALLILPPIAYVAAYRVCLGLQRHDREVLEHGLETGIIKLLPTGEFIEVHQPLGPVDEHGHGQLTYAGTPVPKRMGQLGAASPLRHIRGFFYPVKEKPEIQAALDELDAAQEQRGNEPRELESSSSSPE
- a CDS encoding DUF559 domain-containing protein translates to MNLAELNAAALASIPEPRWYVEHVLAPSDVAADNAAEHRRGDMFADSSRGMSPVAESAHWWRQRADELRSGSAAERRAVRQGFVLTRAQTLESGTSASTIRRMLYRGTWWSPRRGILAVVAVPQADRSDPHAVHQARRCKLALACTAAALANPGHVISGTGAATVHGLPLFTRPTEPQLTAAPPHTPGHRAHALVRPAGLAADEITDWYGAPVATVSRCLVDLARHDRRDGLVAADAAMRELGLRPADVDDALARARGWPGVRRARSVLSLGNPLAESPLESITRLACHDAGLPPPELQVRIHDPMTGRTDRVDALWREQRVILEMDGQVKYTGKELWREKRRQERLARLGYDVIRVFWDDVVHDWPATLVRIRAALAGY
- a CDS encoding cytochrome c oxidase subunit 4, whose translation is MKVEARMFLGVAVFLWLAAAFYGVWTGQPNSFSHGRVEWAGFLALILSGGLLFISGSFFWFVSRRIDARPEDRPDAEIAEGAGELGFFSPGSYWPVGLAGAGTVVGLGLAFFQMWLVIVGVALLLFTIGGLLFEYYIGGRKPLSH
- the ctaC gene encoding aa3-type cytochrome oxidase subunit II, translating into MHRRRWARGGRAVLLAGALALVLTGCSAHDVEKKLRFGWPTGVTKQAEKMRVLWTWSGVAALCVGVLVWGLIFWCCIRYRKRNDELPRQTKYNLPIELVYSLAPFIIIAGLFYRTVIVEDDVNKLSKNPDVLVQVDAFKWNWQFEYLDSHDTKTVYSSDKKTPLSTVGSDDEIPVLVLPKGETVQIIEHSEDVVHSFWVPEFLFKRDVIPYGPDHTSEDNRFEFTATQNGSYVGRCAELCGTYHSQMNFEVRIVDPAVFEKYLAALDKAGQDNPARQSVALKAAGMAPRATTTYPFNTDRAARSASEKSGS
- the asnB gene encoding asparagine synthase (glutamine-hydrolyzing), translating into MCGLIGFLSATGDAKAVEPAIGGALPQMRHRGPDEGGTWSDPDVVIGFNRLSIIDIDHSHQPLSWLGGRYHLIFNGEIYNYLELRDRLAREFGATFETEGDGEAIVAGYHYLGEKVVRELRGMFAFVIWDAHERVLFGARDWFGIKPMYTFTDERGSFFASEKKSLLAVAGEAVSKDVDHTALQHYLTLQYVPEPASMHTQVRRIESGSYFTVRPGEPVRPHRYFHPDFAIKPVAEPEKLYRQITEALEDSVEKHMRADVTVGSFLSGGIDSTAIAALAKRHNPKLLTFTTGFERKGYSEIDVAAESAAAIGVEHITKVVSAQEMMDVLPLVIWYLDDPVADPSLVPLYFIAREARKHVKVVLSGEGADELFGGYTIYREPISLRAFEKLPGGMRRGLGRLSERIPEGTRGKDLLRRGAIGIEERYYGNARIFRPDEMRGLYKAFDPAVSYMDVTRTLYEQTTHLDGSTRMQYVDLFTWLRGDILVKADKMTMANSLELRVPFLDTEVFAVGSSIPTELKITRETTKYALRRALAEIVPPHVLHRAKLGFPVPIRHWLKDVMYDWARAIITESQADELIDRQAALRLLDEHRDGPHDYSRKIWTLLVFLLWHGIFVEQRITPEVPEPAYPVRL